A genomic stretch from Salarias fasciatus chromosome 18, fSalaFa1.1, whole genome shotgun sequence includes:
- the LOC115406036 gene encoding myomegalin isoform X8 produces the protein MDWSSSCPEQIWGDPESTLDGDSSSKSTGHMTDLCSDETDNPPPLQPHTLKQFEQHLNDLKKENFSLKLRIYFLEERIQQKYEESSEDVYRSNIELKVEVESLKQELQEKQDLLDKALTAAESLTNHNEAELQRRCQERQQEIDHMQQVLQTKIQLLQEEAQLARSEAERMASLAGSHSHASLLSLDTAMEDIPEDEKPPSVLSPSNTNKDRLIEELTKELHSKEALITELSGEKETLTLRVGELEGQVQELSSSLLQKDKDVEFYQEELGQERLRIEQEMQSLVEEQQSQLNQYECAAGQCVSELQKAQLQVQSLQVKIHESEANNMKLQEKLNEMECELRSLRQASQSQERTIQGLTESISTKDSEAQELYQLIEGQNTTLCKLQELAHRNQLSQCKTPAGVSESLVLAQLQGELVGVQSSLFSLGLELEASQRSLRQSQRQGDDLLSFKDRLNSDLQEALQHREVTEKHNQDLRCALQKIRSELEAKEAALKESEAERYAVVQEKDRSITQLRRSLQDKEQQLQDYSEMLDSAGSTKPRDTLLDKLRERIKDRDRALERSIDDKFRCLEEQESQVRGLQLALREKERDLERLRCILANNEETITSLDGLMRGKELELEQAAEAYRNLQWQKQQSEAKERNALREKDAIIAQLQAALQTRSQETQDLTAALIARVQASPSEVVEELKARLALKEKLFQELLSDRSRQSDEHQAQINDLLNTLGSKDQYLQDYSYRLSLVIDERTGQLQELRRLLSQREQELSQLRRDRERETGAENLLKEKEALIKELMQTRKEAVQPLSEDGEAEMRALQEEMQLVLKREKETQKELSALRSSLAHQQSGGASTEAADHHCVLEQLVFEYNQLNDALRAEKRLYQNLTQIHKSDSSSEKILALHTELDSVQALRGQLDEVLARTRSLALTLDRAAKRRADFGELSTEEEEEDEEEEGDNEDGSSDEFTDSIEDDEDNAAARSLSSNQAGGAEGVAGGLVRRALSQRAEVKQLEDANRTLEVELGEIKSQLEKDGYTSVAQMRSALHRLQQEYEALRESRERAEEDYESLNQDDQDEEEEEEEEEDTEEEDEEEEEEELCPVAVGKRGPPSVCLSDEPGKRHCMRPCSLDLRTSAPHLHQPQTEAGPAGDGGELGALWRDMDEGLREQSARLRSNLALSHQENRELQERLMVSEATVHAQAEQLKDYRDLLTAETSVQQASKQVQVDLQDLGYETCGRSENEAEREDTSSPEFDDLEMCTSLSHHQDGEATGGGWYGGGSSSSSNRGTLEESASLQHLVQDLRAQLTRCHKVIRGLQLRVRSLSTTSDYASSLERTPRKVNWAFQTSPAPSALEEDEGWMSDTQAVRSESKPSAELQELVARVASLEAQLSSSGSKDQAEEGKCATWPGKYSTLIQTQARELSHLRQRMREGQGVGHILTQHLGDTTKAFEELLRANDIDYYMGQSFREQLAQSSALAQRVLTKISGRERTESHDDKTGHELLALRLSKELQQKDKIIESLHMKLQQRPETPSSCHALSETTDHSDRTSLVSDEYQTTEDVELCSDLDSREYQEEQRLQEPGLGPGPGPEPNVCPSVPCPHGVLKSSSSCPNMLCSASVASAPRPCRGYDKALFTLPPPPHNQHDLSGYSHISHHAFQQYQPGGIADSHSMKSDPGLLAGGPLWDVESLVQPNVSFSAPSGHQASGSQAGVNLIEEHLREVKCLRQRLEESIRTNERLRQQLEEKLANTTRDGGAPTNIYIQGLDTVTQLSNEIRILKEENVALQSRLQASSDTGEEVAQLREAVFTARARLKQSELEAEQWKEELRRLQAHSQEQGQQIHSLRQERQAGQEKTNRLQHEVSLLQQQLCESRDLIHSLQSELHVYDRVCSSTSASKGYLCEVPGLPLELAELLGEVRSLRAQLQSSVQENSALKQLELHKQLEQKLGGGGSPRTPSLCALTASPQRESFYRRQLIHDPAPSPPVRDIGLFNCGSPGPPYSDLDDSHSTANDPLDPHSELEGEAPDGSYANRNGRHAIGHVDDFSALQQQVLEGRSLVQHMETTLQACLSPPLLEDCQRQGGEPLLDYACVKSLLSNTKTLRQILEEALSLLKMFWRAALPSTDPSVHNLKKEQCMQEEILSLKLRISEQEEVLKGTIQRLRSTSRTKESMEHFIVSQLSRTRDVLKKARTNLEKNEQRLSSLSSSSSSPDAGEDSGGAAGDRPADRGHLKDGGALGASWAPGVSGSAAIRPPAARKRSSEYLL, from the exons CACACTGGACGGGGACTCTTCATCCAAGAGTACAGGTCACATGACAG atTTGTGCAGTGATGAGACCGACAACCCTCCGCCTCTCCAGCCACACACGCTCAAGCAGTTTGAACAG CACCTGAATGACCTGAAGAAGGAGAACTTCAGCCTCAAGCTCCGCATCTACTTCCTGGAGGAGAGGATACAGCAGAAGTACGAGGAGAGCAGCGAAGATGTCTACCGCTCA AACATCGAGCTGAAAGTGGAAGTAGAGAGCTTGAAGCAGGAGCTCCAAGAAAAACAGGACCTTTTGGACAAAGCCCT cACGGCGGCAGAGAGCTTGACCAATCACAATGAGGCAGAGCTACAGAGACGATGTCAGGAGAGGCAGCAGGAGATCGACCACATGCAGCAGGTGCTCCAGACCAAGatccagctcctgcaggag GAGGCCCAGCTGGCTCGGAGCGAGGCGGAGCGGATGGCCTCGCTGGCCGGATCGCACTCCCACGCCTCCCTGCTCTCCTTAGACACCGCCATGGAGGACATCCCCGAGGATGAGAAGCCTCCGAGCGTCCTGTCCCCGTCTAACACCAACAAAGACAG GTTGATCGAGGAACTGACAAAAGAGCTTCACTCCAAAGAAGCCCTCATCACAGAGCTGTCTGGAGAGAAGGAAACACTCACCCTCAGGGTGGGAGAGCTGGAGGGGCAAGTTCAGGAGCTCTCCTCATCTCTGCTGCAGAAGGACAAGGATGTAGAG TTCTATCAGGAAGAACTCGGGCAGGAGAGGCTGCGAATCGAACAGGAGATGCAG AGCcttgttgaagagcagcagagccagcTGAACCAGTACGAGTGTGCGGCCGGGCAGTGTGTCAGTGAGCTGCAGAAGGCTCAGCTGCAGGTTCAATCCCTGCAGGTCAAGATCCACGAGAGCGAGGCCAACAATATG aagctgcaggagaagctgaaCGAGATGGAGTGTGAGCTGCGATCGCTCCGTCAAGCCTCTCAGAGTCAGGAGAGAACCATCCAGGGCCTGACCGAGTCcatcagcaccaaggacagcgag GCGCAGGAGCTGTACCAGCTGATCGAAGGGCAGAACACCACCCTGTGTAAACTACAAGAACTGGCTCATCGTAACCAGCTCTCTCAGTGCAAG ACTCCAGCGGGGGTCAGCGAGTCCTTGGTGCTGGCGCAGCTGCAGGGTGAGCTGGTGGGAGTGCAGAGCTCGCTGTTCTCCctgggcctggagctggaggccagCCAGAGGAGTCTGAGGCAGAGCCAGAGGCAGGGAGACGACCTGCTGAGCTTCAAGGATCGGCTCAACTCCGACCTCCAGGAGGCCCTGCAGCACCGGGAGGTCACCGAGAAGCACAACCAGGACCTGCGCTGCGCCCTGCAGAAGATCCGCTCCGAGCTGGAGGCCAAAGAAGCGGCTCTGAAAGAGAGCGAAGCGGAGAGATACGCCGTGGTGCAGGAGAAAGACCGCAGCATCACGCAGCTCAGGCGCTCTCTGCAGGACAAGGAGCAGCAGTTGCAG GACTACTCGGAGATGCTGGATTCAGCAGGAAGCACCAAACCCAGAGATACTCTGCTGGACAAGCTGAGGGAGCGCATTAAAGACCGAGACAGAGCTCTGGAG CGCTCTATCGATGACAAGTTCCGGTGtttggaggagcaggagagtcaGGTGAGGGGGCTGCAGCTCGCCCTGAGGGAGAAGGAGCGAGATCTGGAGAGGCTGCGCTGCATCCTGGCCAACAACGAGGAGACCATCACG agTCTTGACGGTTTGATGCGGGGTaaagagctggagctggagcaggctGCAGAGGCCTACAGGAACCTCCAGtggcagaagcagcagagcgagGCGAAGGAGAGGAACGCTCTGCGGGAGAAGGACGCCATCATCGCCCAGCTGCAGGCAGCCCTGCAGACACGCAGCCAGGAGACACAG GATCTGACGGCCGCCCTCATCGCCCGGGTTCAGGCCAGTCCCtctgaggtggtggaggagctgaaggctcGGCTGGctctgaaggagaagctcttccAGGAGCTGCTGTCGGACCGCAGCCGGCAGTCCGACGAGCATCAAGCGCAGATCAACGACCTGCTCAACACCCTCGGCTCCAAGGATCAGTATCTGCAG GACTACTCCTACCGGCTCTCCTTAGTGATCGACGAGCGGACCggccagctgcaggagctgcgcagGCTGCTGTCCCAGCGAGAGCAGGAGCTGAGCCAGCTGAGGCGGGACCGGGAGAGAGAGACCGGCGCCGAGAATCTGCTCAAAGAGAAGGAAGCTCTCATCAAG GAGCTGATGCAGACTCGGAAAGAGGCCGTGCAGCCGCTTTCAGAGGACGGCGAGGCTGAGATGAGggccctgcaggaggagatgcAGCTGGTGCTGAAAAGGGAGAAAGAGACTCAG AAGGAGCTCTCTGCACTGCGCTCGTCTCTGGCTCATCAGCAGTCAGGAGGCGCCTCGACAGAAGCTGCTGATCATCAC tgtgttctgGAGCAGCTGGTGTTCGAGTACAACCAGCTGAACGACGCGCTGAGGGCAGAGAAGAGATTGTACCAGAATCTCACTCAGATTCATAAGAGTGACAG cagctcagagaagaTCCTGGCCCTCCACACAGAGTTAGATTCGGTTCAGGCGCTCCGCGGACAGCTGGACGAGGTCCTGGCTCGGACCCGTAGCCTGGCCCTGACGCTGGACAGGGCGGCCAAAAGACGGGCCGACTTTGGAG AGCTcagcactgaggaggaggaggaggatgaggaggaggaaggagacaaCGAGGATGGCAGCAGCGACGAGTTCACGGACAGCATCGAGGATGACGAGGATAACGCGGCTGCCAGAAGTTTGAGCTCCAACCAG GCCGGTGGAGCGGAGGGCGTGGCCGGCGGCCTGGTGAGGAGGGCGCTGTCTCAGAGGGCTGAGGTCAAGCAGCTGGAAGACGCCAACAGAACCCTGGAAGTGGAGCTCGGGGAGATCAAGTCCCAGCTGGAGAAGGATGGCTACACCTCTGTGGCCCAGATGAG GAGCGCCCTgcacaggctgcagcaggagtaCGAGGCTTTGAGGGAAAGCCGGGAACGGGCCGAGGAGGATTACGAGAGCCTGAATCAAGAcgaccaggatgaagaggaggaggaggaggaggaggaggatactgaagaggaagatgaggaggaggaagaggaggaattaTGTCCAGTGGCAGTGGGGAAGCGAGGCCCTCCGTCGGTCTGTCTGAGCGATGAGCCGGGGAAGAGGCACTGCATGAGGCCGTGCTCTCTGGACCTGAGGACCAGCGCGCCTCACCTCCACCAGCCCCAGACG GAGGCGGGACCGGCCGGCGACGGCGGCGAGCTGGGAGCGCTCTGGCGGGACATGGACGAGGGTCTGCGTGAGCAGTCGGCCCGTCTGCGCTCCAATCTGGCCCTGAGCCACCAGGAGAACCGGGAGCTGCAGGAGCGGCTGATGGTGTCCGAGGCCACGGTGCACGCTCAGGCCGAGCAGCTGAAGGACTACAGGGACCTGCTGA CAGCGGAGACTTCCGTCCAGCAGGCCAGCAAGCAGGTGCAGGTGGACCTCCAGGATCTGGGCTATGAGACCTGCGGCCGCAGCGAGAACGAGGCGGAGCGGGAAGACACCAGCAGCCCGG AGTTTGACGACCTGGAGATGTGCACGTCGCTGTCCCACCATCAGGACGGCGAGGCGACGGGCGGCGGCTGgtacggcggcggcagcagcagcagcagtaaccgAGGGACGCTGGAGGAGTCGGCGTCCCTCCAgcacctggtccaggacctcCGCGCTCAGCTGACCCGCTGCCACAAAGTGATCCGCGGCCTGCAGCTGCGCGTGCGCTCCCTGTCCACCACCAGCGACTACGCCTCCAGCCTCGAGCGCACGCCCCGAAAG GTGAACTGGGCCTTCCAGACCTCGCCGGCCCCCAGCGCCCTGGAGGAGGACGAAGGCTGGATGTCTGACACTCAGGCCGTTCGCTCTGAATCCAAACCCAGcgcggagctgcaggagctggtggCGCGAGTCGCCTCCCTGGAGGctcagctgagcagcagcggcagcaaaGACCAAGCAGAGGAGGGGAAATGTGCCACCTGGCccgg GAAGTACAGCACTCTGATCCAGACTCAAGCTCGTGAGCTGTCCCACCTGCGGCAGAGGATGAGAGAGGGCCAGGGAGTCGGACACATCCTGACCCAACACCTTGGAGACACCACCAAg GCctttgaggagctgctgcggGCCAACGACATTGATTACTACATGGGTCAGAGCTTCAGGGAGCAGCTGGCTCAGAGCTCGGCGCTGGCACAGAGAGTGCTCACCAAGATCAGTGGAC GAGAACGAACAGAGAGCCACGATGATAAGACGGGACACGAGTTACTGGCCCTGCG GCTGAgcaaagagctgcagcagaaggaTAAAATCATCGAGTCGCTCcacatgaagctgcagcagcgtccCGAGACGCCGTCCAGCTGCCACGCCCTCTCCGAGACCACCGACCACTCGGACAGGACCTCCCTGGTGTCCGACGAGTACCAAACCACCGAGGATGTGGAGCTGTGCTCGGATCTGGACTCCAGAGAAtaccaggaggagcagcggctgcaggagccaggactgggaccgggaccgggaccagaacccAACG tctgtccctctgtcccctgcCCTCATGGCGTCCTCaagtcttccagcagctgtCCCAACATGCTTTGCTCTGCCAGTGTGGCTTCCGCCCCTCGTCCCTGCAGAG GTTACGACAAGGCTCTGTTCAccctccctcccccgccccACAACCAGCACGATCTCTCAGGCTACAGCCACATATCCCATCATGCCTTTCAACAGTACCAGCCGGGCGGCATCGCCGACAGCCACTCCATGAAGTCCGACCCGGGCCTGTTGGCCGGGGGGCCTTTGTGGGACGTGGAGAGCTTAGTTCAGCCGAATGTGAGCTTTTCTGCTCCGTCTGGACATCAAGCGAGCGGAAGCCAAGCAG GGGTGAATCTGATAGAGGAGCACCTGCGGGAGGTGAAGTGTCTCCGGCAGCGTCTGGAAGAGTCCATCAGGACCAATGAGAGGCttcggcagcagctggaggagaagctggccAACACCACGCgtgatggag GGGCGCCAACAAACATCTACATCCAGGGTTTGGACACCGTCACTCAACTGTCCAACGAGATCCGGATCCTGAAGGAAGAAAATGTGGCTCTGCAGTCTCGCCTGCAGGCCAGCTCAG ACACAGGCGAGGAGGTGGCGCAGCTGCGGGAGGCGGTGTTCACAGCGCGGGCCCGGCTGAAGCAGTCCGAGCTGGAGGCCGAGCAGTggaaggaggagctgaggagactGCAGGCTCACAGCCAGGAGCAGGGCCAGCAGATCCACTCCCTGAGGCAGGAGCGACAGGCCGGCCAGGAGAAAACCAACAG GCTTCAGCACGAGGtgtccctgctgcagcagcagctctgtgagagCAGAGACCTCATCCACTCGCTGCAGAGCGAGCTGCACGTCTACGATCGAGTGTGTTCCAGCACAAGCGCCAGCAAAG GCTACCTGTGCGAGGTGCCGGGCCTGCCGCTGGAGCTGGCCGAGCTGCTGGGGGAGGTGCGGAGTCTGCGAgcccagctgcagagcagcgtcCAGGAGAACAGCGCCCTcaagcagctggagctccacaagcagctggagcagaagcTGGGGGGCGGCGGCTCCCCCCGCACGCCGTCCCTCTGCGCCCTCACTGCCAGCCCGCAGAGGGAGAGCTTCTACCGGCGCCAGCTGATTCACG ACccagctccgtctcctccagtcAGGGACATTGGTCTGTTTAACTGTGGATCTCCCGGTCCCCCCTACTCAGACCTGGACGACAGCCATAGCACTGCCAATG ACCCCCTGGACCCCCACTCTGAGCTGGAGGGGGAGGCCCCCGACGGATCGTACGCCAACCGCAACGGTCGCCACGCCATCGGCCACGTGGACGACTTCAgcgcgctgcagcagcaggtcctggagggccgcagtcTCGTCCAGCACATGGAGACCACCCTGCAGGCCTGCCTGAGCCCGCCGCTGCTGGAGGACTGCCAGAGGCAGGGCGGCGAGCCG CTCCTGGACTACGCGTGCGTGAAGAGTCTCCTGTCCAACACCAAGACTCTGAGGCAGATCCTGGAGGAGGCCTTGTCTCTGCTCAAGATGTTCTGGAGAGCGGCGCTTCCCAGCACCGACCCCTCTGTTCACAACCTCAAGAAG GAGCAGTGCATGCAAGAGGAGATCTTGTCCCTGAAGCTGCGGATTTCCGAGCAGGAGGAAGTCCTGAAGGGGACGATCCAGAGACTGAGGAGCACCAGCCGCACCAAGGAGAGCATGGAGCACTTCATAGTCAGCCAGC TGTCAAGGACTCGTGATGTGCTGAAGAAAGCCAGGACGAACTTGGAG AAGAACGAGCAGAGGctctcctctctcagctcctcctcttcctctcccgaTGCCG GTGAGGACTCAGGAGGTGCTGCCGGAGACCGGCCTGCTGATCGCGGTCACCTGAAGGACGGCGGGGCTCTGGGGGCCTCCTGGGCTCCAGGGGTCTCCGGGTCTGCAGCCATTCGGCCCCCGGCAGCGAGGAAACGCAGCAGCGAATACCTTCTTTAG